In a genomic window of Halobiforma lacisalsi AJ5:
- the dpsA gene encoding DNA starvation/stationary phase protection protein DpsA, producing the protein MSTQKTVRQSADTVEENELRLDQEKAEQIVDALNTELANAYVLYHQLKKHHWVVEGAEFLPLHEFLEEAYEHVEEGADEVAERAQALGGVPVSGPTNLEERATVEFEGEDVYDVRTMFRNDLEMYGDIIESMRDSIELAENLGDHATAELLRQILVTLEEDGHHFEHYLEDDTLVLEEATKER; encoded by the coding sequence ATGAGCACTCAGAAGACCGTCCGTCAATCGGCCGACACCGTCGAGGAGAACGAACTCCGCCTCGACCAGGAAAAAGCCGAGCAGATCGTCGACGCACTGAACACGGAACTGGCCAACGCGTACGTACTGTACCACCAGCTCAAGAAACACCACTGGGTCGTCGAGGGTGCGGAGTTCCTCCCGCTCCACGAGTTCCTCGAGGAAGCATACGAGCACGTCGAGGAAGGCGCAGACGAGGTCGCCGAGCGCGCCCAGGCGCTGGGCGGCGTTCCCGTTTCGGGCCCGACGAACCTCGAGGAGCGTGCCACCGTCGAGTTCGAGGGTGAGGACGTCTACGACGTCCGCACGATGTTCCGCAACGACCTCGAGATGTACGGCGACATCATCGAATCGATGCGCGACAGCATCGAACTCGCGGAGAACCTCGGCGACCACGCCACCGCCGAACTCCTGCGTCAGATCCTCGTCACGCTCGAGGAGGACGGTCACCACTTCGAGCACTACCTCGAGGACGACACGCTGGTGCTCGAAGAAGCGACGAAGGAACGGTAA
- a CDS encoding YhjD/YihY/BrkB family envelope integrity protein — protein MSTDVRDGLSFARTVVNGIQDRNVPFMAASIAYQAFISLLPLLVLLFFLVTLVGDETFATQVTETTEGFLPESGQLLVEDALEDSPATAGSTLIGLVVLLWGSLKIFRGLDTAFSEIYGTSESNSFVSQLRDAVLVFGALGGALFAAAAMGIVFAFLPNVPGFGLLQSLLLVIVLVLAFYPMYYYFPDVDVSRREVIPGVVLAAVGWMALQSLFRVYVSVAADSEGAGPLGAILLLLTWLYFGGLVLLSGAVVNAIGTGYLEPGVDEEAETETDEDETNTPAVGESIADSDRDPFVDDRARERERLADRAAKLERERDQLRNDLAAQRRRRYRLEDRVDDLAERTRELEAENGRLRRELEAQRDPTWKQALQQALERVGDVRIGVLERR, from the coding sequence ATGTCGACCGACGTCCGCGACGGGCTCTCGTTCGCCAGGACCGTCGTCAACGGGATCCAGGACCGGAACGTCCCGTTCATGGCCGCGAGCATCGCGTACCAGGCGTTTATCTCACTGTTGCCACTGCTCGTGCTCCTGTTTTTCCTCGTCACGCTGGTCGGGGACGAGACGTTCGCGACGCAGGTCACCGAGACGACTGAGGGCTTCCTCCCCGAGAGCGGCCAGTTGCTCGTCGAGGACGCGCTCGAGGACTCGCCCGCGACGGCGGGGTCGACGTTGATTGGCCTCGTCGTGCTCCTGTGGGGGTCGTTGAAGATCTTCCGCGGACTCGATACGGCGTTTTCGGAGATCTACGGCACCTCGGAGTCGAACTCGTTCGTCAGCCAGTTGCGGGACGCGGTGCTGGTCTTCGGTGCGCTCGGCGGGGCACTGTTCGCGGCCGCCGCGATGGGGATCGTGTTCGCGTTCCTGCCGAACGTACCGGGTTTCGGCCTGTTGCAGTCGCTGTTGCTGGTCATCGTGCTCGTCCTCGCGTTCTACCCGATGTACTACTACTTTCCGGACGTCGACGTTTCGCGGCGGGAAGTGATCCCCGGGGTCGTCCTCGCCGCCGTCGGGTGGATGGCCCTGCAGTCGCTGTTCCGGGTGTACGTCTCCGTTGCCGCCGACTCCGAAGGCGCAGGGCCGCTCGGGGCGATCCTCCTCTTGTTGACCTGGCTCTACTTCGGCGGCCTGGTGTTGCTCTCCGGCGCGGTCGTCAACGCGATCGGTACGGGGTACCTCGAGCCGGGGGTCGACGAAGAAGCCGAAACGGAGACCGACGAGGACGAGACCAATACACCGGCCGTTGGGGAGTCGATCGCCGACTCCGATCGCGACCCGTTCGTCGACGACCGCGCACGCGAACGCGAACGACTCGCCGACCGCGCGGCGAAACTCGAGCGCGAACGCGATCAGTTGCGCAACGATCTCGCGGCCCAGCGACGACGCCGTTACCGGCTCGAGGACCGGGTCGACGACCTGGCGGAACGGACCCGCGAACTCGAGGCCGAGAACGGACGGTTGCGCCGGGAACTCGAGGCACAACGTGACCCAACCTGGAAGCAAGCCCTGCAGCAGGCTCTGGAACGCGTCGGCGACGTTCGGATCGGCGTCCTCGAGCGGAGATGA
- a CDS encoding YbaK/EbsC family protein: MHPRAAAFARRARERYDFDPEVREFPEGTKTAEAAADAIGCEVAQIASSLAFDADGSLVVAVTSGANRVDEAALGDTVGVPERAVSMADAERVRDDLGWSIGGVPPFCHDRAVPVVLDETLQSFETVWAAAGTPNAVFPVSPETILEYADAEPASIAE, from the coding sequence ATGCACCCTCGAGCAGCCGCCTTCGCACGGCGAGCACGCGAGCGGTACGACTTCGACCCGGAGGTCCGTGAGTTTCCCGAAGGAACGAAGACTGCGGAAGCGGCGGCCGACGCGATCGGTTGTGAGGTGGCCCAGATCGCCAGTTCGCTCGCGTTCGACGCCGACGGATCGCTCGTCGTCGCGGTGACCAGCGGGGCGAACCGGGTTGACGAGGCCGCACTGGGCGATACGGTCGGCGTGCCGGAACGCGCGGTGTCGATGGCCGACGCGGAGCGCGTCAGGGACGACCTCGGCTGGTCGATCGGCGGCGTCCCCCCGTTCTGTCACGATCGGGCGGTTCCGGTCGTCCTCGACGAAACGCTGCAGTCGTTCGAGACGGTCTGGGCGGCCGCCGGGACGCCGAACGCAGTTTTTCCCGTCTCACCGGAGACGATCCTCGAGTACGCCGACGCGGAACCCGCGTCGATCGCGGAGTGA
- a CDS encoding metal ABC transporter substrate-binding protein, whose translation MELPRRSLLRSGAGALALGAAAGCLIEPGDDGTAGEREGYAAFFALWDWAAEVSGDAMAFTNPVDAGEMGHGWEPPADLQRNVAGTDAFVYLDTPEFSWAQNIADDLAADNTDVALIDALEGVEGQLLPPGGNHDHDHEGEDEHDHEEDEEDDHEEEDDDHDHDHDHEDDDTAPEFYDPHVWTDPLLAEEMVETIAAELGEIDPDNAEVYEDNAAAYVERLEGVHEQFENLVADADRDVAVFAGHDSFRYLEERYGFELHTPVGVSPNAAETQSDISESIAIVEEHDIDTILYDPFEAPSEDELPQMVELLLENTEADDYAPLTSTEGTTAEWNDRGWGWVEQMEEVTIAGLRQALGAD comes from the coding sequence ATGGAACTACCACGCCGTTCGCTGCTCCGTTCCGGGGCCGGTGCGCTGGCCCTCGGAGCCGCCGCTGGGTGTCTGATCGAGCCAGGTGACGACGGAACCGCCGGTGAGCGGGAAGGATACGCCGCGTTCTTCGCGCTCTGGGACTGGGCAGCGGAGGTCTCCGGCGACGCGATGGCGTTTACGAACCCGGTCGATGCCGGCGAAATGGGACACGGGTGGGAGCCGCCCGCGGACCTCCAGCGAAACGTCGCCGGCACGGATGCCTTCGTCTACCTGGACACGCCGGAGTTCTCCTGGGCGCAGAACATCGCCGACGACCTCGCGGCGGACAACACGGACGTCGCGCTGATCGACGCGCTCGAGGGGGTCGAGGGGCAGTTGCTTCCGCCGGGCGGTAATCACGATCACGACCACGAAGGAGAAGACGAGCACGACCACGAAGAAGACGAAGAGGACGACCACGAGGAGGAAGACGACGATCACGATCACGATCACGACCACGAGGACGACGACACCGCACCCGAGTTCTACGACCCCCACGTCTGGACCGACCCCCTCCTGGCCGAGGAGATGGTCGAAACCATCGCCGCCGAACTCGGCGAAATCGATCCCGACAACGCCGAGGTCTACGAGGACAACGCCGCGGCGTACGTCGAGCGACTCGAGGGCGTCCACGAGCAGTTCGAGAACCTCGTCGCGGACGCCGACCGCGACGTGGCGGTCTTCGCCGGCCACGACTCGTTCCGCTACCTCGAGGAGCGGTACGGGTTCGAACTCCACACGCCGGTCGGCGTCTCGCCGAACGCCGCGGAGACGCAGTCGGACATCTCCGAGTCGATCGCGATCGTCGAGGAACACGACATCGACACGATCCTCTACGACCCCTTCGAAGCGCCGAGCGAGGACGAACTCCCGCAGATGGTCGAGTTGCTGCTCGAGAACACCGAGGCCGACGACTACGCGCCGCTCACTTCCACAGAGGGGACCACCGCCGAGTGGAACGACCGCGGCTGGGGCTGGGTCGAGCAGATGGAAGAAGTGACCATCGCCGGACTCCGGCAGGCGCTCGGAGCCGACTAA
- a CDS encoding metal ABC transporter ATP-binding protein produces MTPVVDVRNVSFAYGDSLALDDVSLTVEQGDFLGLVGPNGSGKTTLLHVMLGLLSPDSGSVELFGQPVSEFEAGERIGYVSQKATDRGGTMPVTVRECVRMGRFAHVGHSRLTDDDRRIADEALETVGIGDIADQQMNQLSGGQRQRAYIARALASEADLLALDEPTVGVDAESRDEFYRLLESLNQSGITIILIEHDIGVVTDRANRIACINTELYHHGDTESFVESDALSEAYGKTGEVVHHHH; encoded by the coding sequence GTGACGCCGGTCGTCGACGTTCGAAACGTATCGTTCGCCTACGGGGACTCGCTCGCGCTCGACGACGTGAGCCTGACCGTCGAGCAGGGCGACTTCCTCGGGCTAGTCGGCCCGAACGGCTCCGGCAAGACGACGCTATTGCACGTCATGCTCGGGCTGTTGTCCCCGGACAGCGGCTCGGTCGAACTCTTCGGCCAGCCGGTCTCGGAGTTCGAGGCGGGCGAACGGATCGGCTACGTTTCCCAGAAGGCGACCGACCGGGGCGGAACGATGCCCGTCACCGTCCGGGAGTGCGTGCGAATGGGTCGGTTCGCCCACGTCGGCCATAGCCGACTGACCGACGACGACCGCCGGATCGCCGACGAGGCCCTCGAGACGGTCGGCATCGGCGACATCGCGGACCAGCAGATGAACCAGTTGTCGGGTGGCCAGCGCCAGCGTGCCTACATCGCGCGGGCGCTTGCGTCGGAGGCCGACCTGCTCGCGCTCGACGAGCCGACCGTCGGCGTCGACGCCGAGTCGCGCGACGAGTTCTATCGGCTGCTCGAGTCGCTGAACCAGTCGGGGATCACGATCATCCTGATCGAACACGACATCGGCGTCGTCACGGACCGGGCGAACCGCATCGCGTGTATCAACACGGAACTGTACCACCACGGAGACACCGAGTCGTTCGTCGAGAGCGACGCCCTGAGCGAGGCCTACGGTAAGACGGGCGAGGTCGTTCACCACCACCACTGA
- a CDS encoding metal ABC transporter permease → MTGTDTDATGTTADEEQTAADGGTVDGDADVEVGGNVDGTQADARPVDRRRQLERVGVAVVGLLAAGMVAFIALDWLRRYPYADASPLLETLYTVTGIDPAAGVAFDQFLIAGAWLDYFLGTEVFRYAFMWRSIATGVLIGVVAPLVGTYLVHRQMALIGETLAHTAFAGVAIGLLFNAATGWEGSLLIVALLVSIVGALAVQWLTERTRTFGDVPIAIMLSGSFAVATLLISWGRGSMSIAVDIEGFLFGSLSVVTAGGARLMALLSVAVVAIVALTYKQLLFITFDEQAARVARLNVTAYNTLLIVMTAVVVVGAMQVLGVILVAGMLVIPVAAASQIARSFRETLYLSVLFGQASILGGFTFAISQSLPSGGSIIVVAIAIYLTAVALSGRSGTAISVH, encoded by the coding sequence ATGACGGGAACTGATACGGACGCGACGGGGACGACGGCGGACGAGGAGCAGACGGCGGCCGACGGCGGCACCGTCGACGGCGACGCGGACGTCGAGGTCGGCGGAAACGTCGACGGGACGCAAGCCGACGCGAGGCCGGTCGACCGACGCCGACAACTCGAGCGCGTCGGCGTCGCAGTGGTCGGACTACTGGCGGCCGGGATGGTCGCGTTCATCGCGCTCGACTGGCTCCGCCGGTACCCCTACGCCGACGCCTCGCCGCTGCTCGAGACGCTCTATACGGTGACGGGGATCGATCCGGCGGCCGGCGTGGCGTTCGACCAGTTCCTGATCGCCGGCGCGTGGCTCGATTACTTCCTGGGAACCGAAGTGTTCCGGTACGCGTTCATGTGGCGCTCGATCGCGACCGGCGTGCTCATCGGTGTCGTCGCGCCGCTGGTCGGCACCTACCTCGTCCACAGGCAGATGGCGCTGATCGGCGAGACGCTCGCGCACACGGCCTTCGCGGGCGTCGCGATCGGACTGCTGTTCAATGCCGCGACCGGGTGGGAGGGTTCGCTGCTGATCGTCGCGTTGCTCGTCAGCATCGTCGGCGCGCTCGCCGTCCAGTGGCTCACGGAGCGGACGCGAACCTTCGGCGACGTGCCGATCGCGATCATGCTGAGTGGGAGCTTCGCGGTCGCGACGCTGCTGATCAGCTGGGGCCGGGGTTCGATGTCGATCGCAGTGGACATCGAGGGCTTTCTCTTTGGGAGCCTCTCGGTCGTCACCGCCGGCGGCGCGCGACTGATGGCGCTTCTCAGCGTCGCGGTCGTCGCTATCGTCGCGCTCACCTACAAGCAGTTGCTGTTCATCACCTTCGACGAGCAGGCGGCCCGCGTCGCTCGCCTCAACGTCACGGCGTACAACACCCTGTTGATCGTGATGACTGCCGTAGTGGTCGTCGGTGCGATGCAGGTACTCGGCGTGATCCTCGTCGCCGGGATGCTCGTGATCCCCGTTGCGGCCGCCTCACAGATCGCTCGCAGCTTCCGGGAAACGCTGTACCTCTCGGTCCTGTTCGGCCAGGCATCGATCCTCGGCGGGTTCACCTTCGCGATCAGCCAGAGCCTCCCCTCCGGCGGCTCGATCATCGTCGTCGCGATCGCGATCTACCTGACCGCGGTCGCACTCTCGGGCCGCTCCGGGACCGCGATTTCGGTTCACTGA
- the acs gene encoding acetate--CoA ligase alpha subunit codes for MGRLAELFRPETVGVIGATDREGAVGRAIVENLRDDFAGEIVPVNPKRDEVLGLECYEDVESAPSIDLAVVVVPPPIVLDSVRELGKAGTKNVVVITAGFSETGGEGAERERKLRELAEEYDLNVVGPNSLGIMSTPVGMNATFGPENAEEGSISFMSQSGAFITAVLDWANEQGIGFRDVVSLGNKSVLDETDFVQEWGDDPDTDVVIGYLEDIDDGREFVETAREVTEDTPIVLVKSGRTDAGAQAASSHTGAIAGSERAYEAGLDQAGVIRAESVQELFDSARALSGLPEPESDGVAIVTNAGGPGVLTTDAVGDSTLQMAGFTDETIERLNEAMPDEANVYNPIDAIGDADVDRFAEALEIALADPNVGSAVVVSAPTAVLPYDELSEVVIEKSETHDKPVVTCLMGGDRARDAEAVLRESGIPNYFDPSRAVQGLDALARYRDVRQRVVDDPTEFDVDRERAREILERTKERDDNRLGVESMDLLEAYGIPTPTGEIVDDPDRAREVAESIEGDVVMKIVSPEISHKSDIGGVKVGVSDDEVYDAYEEIITRARNYQPDATIVGVQVQEMLDLDAGTETIVGMNRDPQFGPLLLFGLGGIFVEILEDTSVRVAPIGEGEAREMIDEIQSAPLLRGARGREPADIDGIVETIQRLSQLVTDFPSILELDVNPLVAGPDGVQAIDLRLTVDTEEL; via the coding sequence ATGGGACGGCTAGCCGAACTATTCAGACCCGAGACCGTCGGCGTGATCGGTGCGACCGATCGCGAAGGCGCAGTCGGTCGGGCGATCGTCGAGAACCTGCGAGACGACTTCGCGGGCGAGATCGTCCCGGTCAATCCGAAACGCGACGAGGTACTCGGGCTCGAGTGTTACGAAGACGTGGAGAGCGCGCCGTCGATCGATCTGGCGGTGGTCGTCGTACCGCCGCCGATCGTTCTCGACTCGGTGCGAGAGTTGGGCAAAGCGGGGACGAAGAACGTGGTCGTTATCACCGCCGGCTTCTCCGAGACCGGCGGCGAGGGGGCCGAACGCGAGCGGAAGCTCCGGGAACTCGCCGAGGAGTACGACCTCAACGTCGTCGGCCCCAACAGCCTCGGGATCATGTCGACGCCCGTCGGCATGAACGCCACGTTCGGCCCGGAGAACGCCGAGGAGGGCTCGATCTCCTTTATGAGCCAGTCGGGCGCGTTCATTACCGCCGTCCTCGACTGGGCGAACGAACAGGGGATCGGCTTCCGTGACGTCGTCTCGCTGGGCAACAAGTCCGTCCTCGACGAGACCGACTTCGTCCAGGAGTGGGGGGACGACCCCGACACCGACGTCGTCATCGGCTACCTCGAGGACATCGACGACGGCCGCGAGTTCGTCGAGACGGCCCGCGAGGTGACCGAGGACACGCCGATCGTCCTCGTCAAGTCCGGGCGAACGGACGCGGGCGCGCAGGCCGCCTCCTCGCATACGGGGGCGATCGCCGGCAGCGAACGCGCCTACGAGGCCGGCCTCGACCAGGCCGGCGTGATCCGCGCCGAGTCGGTCCAGGAGCTGTTCGACTCCGCGCGGGCCCTCTCGGGACTGCCGGAACCCGAGTCCGACGGCGTCGCCATCGTCACGAACGCCGGCGGCCCCGGCGTGCTGACGACCGACGCCGTCGGCGATTCGACGCTGCAGATGGCCGGCTTCACCGACGAGACGATCGAGCGACTGAACGAGGCGATGCCCGACGAGGCCAACGTCTACAACCCGATCGACGCGATCGGCGACGCGGACGTCGATCGGTTCGCGGAGGCCCTGGAGATCGCACTCGCCGATCCGAACGTCGGGAGCGCGGTGGTCGTCAGCGCGCCGACGGCGGTGTTGCCCTACGACGAACTCTCGGAGGTCGTCATCGAGAAAAGCGAGACCCACGACAAGCCGGTCGTCACCTGCCTGATGGGCGGTGACCGGGCCCGCGACGCCGAGGCGGTCCTGCGGGAGTCCGGCATCCCGAACTACTTCGACCCCTCGCGGGCCGTCCAGGGGCTCGACGCGCTCGCGCGGTACCGCGACGTCCGCCAGCGAGTGGTCGACGACCCCACCGAGTTCGACGTCGACCGGGAACGGGCCCGCGAGATCCTGGAACGGACGAAAGAACGCGACGACAACCGTCTCGGCGTCGAGTCGATGGACCTGCTCGAGGCCTACGGCATCCCGACGCCAACGGGGGAGATCGTCGACGACCCCGACCGGGCGCGGGAGGTCGCCGAGTCGATCGAGGGCGACGTCGTCATGAAGATCGTCAGCCCCGAGATCTCCCACAAGTCCGACATCGGCGGGGTCAAGGTCGGCGTCTCGGACGACGAGGTCTACGACGCCTACGAGGAGATCATCACCCGGGCGCGCAACTACCAGCCCGACGCGACGATCGTCGGCGTCCAGGTCCAGGAGATGCTCGACCTCGACGCCGGAACGGAGACGATCGTCGGGATGAACCGCGATCCCCAGTTCGGCCCGCTACTTTTGTTCGGGCTGGGTGGCATCTTCGTCGAGATCCTCGAGGACACCTCCGTCCGGGTCGCCCCGATCGGCGAGGGCGAGGCCCGGGAGATGATCGACGAGATCCAGTCGGCACCGCTGTTGCGCGGGGCTCGCGGCCGCGAGCCGGCCGACATCGACGGGATCGTCGAGACGATCCAGCGGCTCTCACAGCTGGTGACTGACTTCCCGTCGATCCTCGAACTCGACGTGAACCCGCTCGTCGCGGGGCCGGACGGCGTACAGGCGATCGACCTGCGACTCACCGTGGACACGGAGGAACTATGA
- a CDS encoding phosphotransacetylase family protein: MSDTDTDTETDTATDTEPEPETELEPETEPEPELDSPESDTDRRAKPDGGADTDAILVASLEESTGKTAITLALGRLAAEEGDSVGYMKPKGTRLQSNVGKTLDEDPMLARDLLDLDAEMHDLEPVVYSPTFIEQAIRGREDPDDLRERVREAYETLAAEHDRMFIEGGGQYDIGGIVELTDADLAELLDARVIVVAPYERPADVDDLLTAARAFGDRFAGVVFNDVPDAAYDQLETDVVPFLEGRGLPVHGVVPNERDLSGVTVADLAEEVGASVLVDEGTDAYVERFMVGAMGADSALRHFRRTKDAAVITGGDRAEIHTAALEAPGVRCLILTGGHRPSGAILGQAAEKGVPILSVQTDTLTTVERAEDVVRTGRTRDLETVERMGELLTDHAAVDAILEGESQGGD; this comes from the coding sequence ATGAGCGACACCGACACCGATACCGAGACAGACACTGCCACTGACACCGAACCGGAACCCGAGACCGAACTGGAACCCGAAACCGAACCCGAACCAGAACTCGACTCCCCCGAGAGCGACACCGACCGCCGGGCCAAACCGGACGGCGGGGCCGACACGGACGCCATCCTCGTCGCTTCACTCGAGGAGAGCACCGGCAAGACCGCCATCACGCTCGCACTGGGTCGGCTCGCCGCCGAGGAGGGCGACAGCGTCGGCTACATGAAACCCAAGGGGACCCGGCTCCAGAGCAACGTCGGCAAGACCCTGGACGAGGACCCGATGCTCGCCCGGGATCTGCTCGACCTCGACGCGGAGATGCACGACCTCGAGCCGGTCGTCTACTCGCCGACGTTCATCGAGCAGGCCATCCGCGGCCGCGAGGACCCCGACGACCTCCGCGAGCGGGTCCGTGAAGCGTACGAGACCCTCGCTGCGGAGCACGACCGGATGTTCATCGAGGGCGGCGGCCAGTACGACATCGGCGGCATCGTCGAACTCACCGACGCCGACCTCGCCGAACTGCTCGACGCCCGCGTCATCGTCGTCGCCCCCTACGAACGGCCGGCCGACGTCGACGACCTGCTGACCGCAGCGCGGGCCTTCGGCGACCGGTTCGCCGGCGTCGTCTTCAACGACGTCCCCGACGCCGCCTACGACCAGCTCGAGACCGACGTCGTCCCGTTCCTCGAGGGCCGGGGCCTGCCCGTCCACGGCGTCGTCCCCAACGAGCGGGACCTGTCAGGCGTGACCGTCGCCGACCTCGCGGAGGAGGTCGGTGCGTCCGTCCTCGTCGACGAGGGTACCGACGCATACGTCGAACGGTTCATGGTCGGCGCGATGGGTGCCGACAGCGCCCTGCGACACTTCCGGCGAACCAAGGACGCCGCCGTCATCACCGGCGGCGACCGCGCGGAAATCCACACCGCGGCCCTCGAGGCGCCGGGCGTCCGGTGTCTCATCCTGACCGGCGGCCATCGGCCTTCGGGTGCGATCCTGGGTCAGGCCGCCGAGAAGGGCGTCCCGATCCTCTCGGTACAGACGGATACGCTAACGACCGTCGAACGCGCCGAGGACGTCGTCCGCACCGGGCGGACCCGTGACCTCGAGACGGTCGAACGGATGGGCGAGTTGCTGACCGACCACGCGGCCGTCGACGCGATCCTCGAGGGCGAGAGCCAGGGCGGCGACTGA
- a CDS encoding PRC-barrel domain-containing protein, whose protein sequence is MEPDMVELDDTPQEITSLVGREVYSNSGVFVGEVEDLQLNVDGEAVTGLALGSLNAELFQAEAETGQGVIVPYRWVRAVGDVILVNDVVERVRDPDEQESELVA, encoded by the coding sequence ATGGAGCCAGACATGGTAGAGCTGGACGACACTCCACAGGAGATCACCTCCCTCGTCGGCCGCGAAGTGTACTCGAACAGCGGCGTCTTCGTCGGGGAAGTCGAGGATCTGCAGCTAAACGTCGACGGCGAAGCCGTCACCGGGCTCGCGCTCGGCAGCCTGAACGCCGAACTGTTCCAGGCGGAAGCCGAAACTGGGCAGGGCGTCATCGTGCCCTACCGGTGGGTTCGGGCCGTCGGTGACGTTATTCTCGTCAACGACGTCGTCGAGCGCGTCCGGGATCCGGACGAGCAGGAAAGCGAGCTGGTCGCCTGA
- a CDS encoding DHH family phosphoesterase, protein MSTGVTISSISDYAILGCGSVGYAVAEELVEQGKDVLIIDRDESRVESLRDQDLDARTADIREPEAADLVAERDVVLILASDVESNKRAVEHIREQNDGQFVVARASDPVSGDELEELGADVVINPSSVIAESALRALESGELEYNASKLADLIEETDERLAIITQDSPDPDSIASAAAMQAVADHLGVDSDIIYLGDVGHQENRAFVNLLGIDLVQWDEIEDYSVYDTVTLVDSATSEELDLEVDILIDHHEPEQEYEPEFVDIRPNMSSSSTIMTKYIQEFDMNVSEEVATALLYGIRAETLDFKRDTTPADLTAAAYLYPFANHDTLEQVESPSMSPETLDVLAEAIANRDVQGSHLVSNAGFVRDREALAQAASHLLNLEGVTTTAVFGIADETIFLAGRSKDIRINIGKVLDDAYGEIGETAGHSTQASAEIPLGIFTGIEISEDTRETLLELTEEAVKRTLFDAMGVEGTEGSNGN, encoded by the coding sequence ATGAGTACGGGGGTTACGATCTCGTCGATCTCTGACTACGCTATCTTGGGCTGTGGGAGCGTCGGCTACGCCGTCGCCGAGGAACTGGTCGAACAGGGGAAAGACGTCCTCATCATCGACCGCGACGAGAGTCGCGTCGAGTCGCTGCGCGACCAGGACCTCGACGCGCGAACCGCCGACATCCGCGAACCCGAGGCCGCGGACCTCGTCGCCGAGCGCGACGTCGTCCTCATCCTGGCATCGGACGTCGAGTCCAACAAACGGGCCGTCGAACATATCCGCGAGCAAAACGACGGCCAGTTCGTCGTCGCGCGAGCAAGCGACCCGGTCTCGGGCGACGAACTCGAGGAACTCGGCGCGGACGTCGTCATCAACCCGTCCTCGGTGATCGCCGAGTCGGCCCTGCGGGCGCTCGAATCGGGCGAACTCGAGTACAACGCCAGCAAACTCGCCGACCTGATCGAGGAGACCGACGAACGGCTCGCGATCATCACCCAGGACAGCCCGGATCCGGACTCGATCGCGTCCGCGGCGGCAATGCAGGCGGTCGCCGACCACCTCGGCGTCGACTCCGACATCATCTACCTCGGAGACGTCGGCCACCAGGAGAACCGCGCGTTCGTCAACCTGCTCGGGATCGACCTCGTTCAGTGGGACGAGATCGAGGACTACTCGGTCTACGACACGGTGACGCTGGTCGATTCCGCGACCTCGGAGGAGTTGGACCTCGAGGTCGACATCCTCATCGACCACCACGAACCCGAGCAGGAGTACGAACCCGAGTTCGTCGACATCCGCCCGAACATGTCCTCGTCTTCGACGATCATGACGAAGTACATCCAGGAATTCGACATGAACGTCTCCGAGGAGGTCGCCACCGCCTTGCTCTACGGCATCCGCGCGGAGACCCTTGATTTCAAACGCGACACTACCCCCGCCGACCTCACCGCGGCAGCCTACCTCTACCCGTTCGCGAACCACGACACCCTGGAGCAGGTCGAGTCGCCGTCGATGTCCCCCGAAACGCTCGACGTCCTCGCGGAGGCGATCGCCAACCGCGACGTCCAGGGAAGCCACCTGGTCTCGAACGCGGGGTTCGTCCGCGACCGCGAGGCCCTCGCTCAAGCGGCAAGCCACCTGCTGAACCTCGAGGGGGTCACGACGACGGCCGTCTTCGGCATCGCCGACGAGACGATCTTCCTCGCCGGCCGCTCGAAGGACATCCGCATCAACATCGGCAAGGTGTTAGACGACGCCTACGGCGAGATCGGCGAGACCGCAGGCCACTCGACGCAGGCCAGCGCGGAGATCCCGCTGGGCATTTTCACCGGGATCGAGATCTCGGAGGACACGCGCGAGACGCTGCTCGAGTTGACCGAGGAGGCGGTCAAGCGAACGCTGTTCGATGCGATGGGCGTGGAAGGAACGGAAGGTTCGAACGGGAACTAG